The segment TAGTACCACGCCTTCTCGGTGCCGCACTCGTCACAGCGCACGTCGGTGGCGGTGGGTTTCCCCTCGAACTCCGCGTTCTCCTCGGTCTCGATGACCTCGCTGTCGGTCTGTGACTCCGTGCTGACGAACTCGCTCTCGTCGCCGCCGCGGGCCTCGCTGGCCCCGCAGCTGGAACAGATCCACTCGTCGCCCTGTGCCTTCATCATCGAACCGCAGTTGTCGCAGAATTGCATCGTTGTAGTGTACGTTCGCTACCGGGTGCGTTCGAGTCGTTCGTCTTCGAGTATCTTCGGACAGTCGACGACCTCGAACTCGTCCATGCTCGCCTCGCTGCGGATGGTCGTCCCCTCGTGGGTGCAGCCGACCTCCGGCGGGTCGGTGAAGAACTCGCAGCGCTGGCAGTACTTGCTCTTCGAGATGGTCCGGACCTCCGGCGCGTCGGGTTCGGGCTCGGCCGTCGGCTCCTCGGTCGACACCTGCTCCCAGAGCGCATCGCTGTCCACGTCGCCGACGTCGACGGACTCGAACAGGTCGTCCGGCTCGGCATCGCGCTCCTCGCGGCGGCGCTCGAACTCGTCGGCCATCTCACCGAGCGGGCCCGCACGCTCGCCCTCCAGCTCCGGCGGGGACTCCCCGTCCGCCCCGGTTACCTCGTGGGTCACGTCCTCGACGCTCGGTGCGTCGTCGTCGGCCCCGACCTCGCTCGGGTCCGCTTCGTCCATCCCGTCGCCTTCGTCGTCGCCCTCGGCGTCGACGCTCGGCGGCACGGACTCCGTGTCCACCATCTCGTCGACGAGGTCGTCGAGCGGGTCGTGGTCGTCTGTCATTCTCTCCCCTCGATGTCGGGTGCGGAGCGGTCGTCGTCCTCGAAGAACGTCTCGTCGAGCCCCTCGTCGATGTCCGGCTCGGCGCTCTCGGGCAGCGCCGGTGCGTCACCCGTGAGGAGCCGGTTCGAGCCGAACGGCCCGAACGAGTCGCTCGCTCGAACGTCGGTGATCGAGCTCGCGCAGTGGGGGCACGCGGGCTCGGTCAGCAGCGCGATCCGGACCGTCGAGGAGCACTCCTCGCACTTCGCACGCTCGATGCCCTCGCGGTTGGCCGCGAGTCTGAGCGTGTCGACCGACGACCGGCGCGCCTCCGCCGCGGCCAGCCGCAGCACCTCCTCGCGGAGGTCGACGGTCAGGCGCGCGAGCGTCGTCAGCTTGGTGTCGAGGTCGTCGGTGGTGTCGCTCAGGTACCGCAGGATGGTCTCGTAGTTGTCGAAGCCCGCGTCGAGCTCCGCCGAGAGCTCCGCGACGGCGTCGTCGAGCTCGTCGAGCTCCGCCCGGACCCCGTCGAACTGCTCGACCGTCGCCGAGAGCTCGTCGAGTCGAGCGACCAGCTCCTCGTGGCTGTGGTCCGCGGGCGCCTTCTCGTCCGTCTCGTGTTTCACCTGGATGACGCGCTCGCGGACGTCCTGAAGCAGCTCGGTGTACTCCTCGCGCTGCGCTTCGAGGCGCTCGTCCAGCTCCCCGCTCCGGCCCTCGAGCAGCGACGAGAGATCGTACGCCTCGTCCTCGTTCGCCGCCGAGACCGTCCGGTACGCGGACAGGAGCTGTTCCAGCAACGCCTCCGGAGGGACGCCTTGCTCGCTCGCCTGGTCGTGCAACCACTCCCCCAGTTCCGGCGGTAGCTGCACGGATAGGTCGACGTGCTCCTCGCTCGCCATTCGTGCGCAGTTCGACTGGGAAACGCTTAAGGCTTGTTGCAGGCGAAGCGACGGCCCTCAACGGATTTTGCGCACGTCGCTGATGTCGAACCCGCCGTCGTGGATCTCCGTCTCGAACTGGATGATGTTCTCGTCCTCCAGCCGCGAGAGCACACCCCGGAACTGCTTGACGACGAGGGTACGCGCCCGCTCGGAGCCACCGGACTCCCACTCGAACAGCAACGTCCCGTCGGTCGCATCCATCAGCCGGCCGAGGTGCTGGTCCGACAGTGCTTCGGTGTTCACCAGCAGCAGCACCATCCCGCCCCACCGGTACGAGGCCTTCTTCAGTCCCTTCATCAGCAGGGTGATCTGGTTCCAGTCCATCTGCTCCTCGGCCGCACTCAGCAGGTCCGTCACCGAGTCGATCACGACGAGGTTGCCCCCGCCGTGCTCGTTGAGGTACTCCCCGATGGCGTTGAGCGTCCCACGGCGGTCCCGGTCGCCCAGCGAGCCGATGTCCGGCGTCGCGTTCGAGTACCACTCCCGGGGCACCTGCGACAGCTGGAAGTACTGGCTCGACAGGTCCGCGAACTCGACGTGCTTCGTGCCGGCATCGACCAGCTCGTCGTCCATCACGTACCGCATCTCCTCCAGCAACGCGTTGCTGTCGGCGGTGAAGGAGATGTAGTGCACCTCCTCCGGGAACCGGGCCTGGTCGTGCGCGTTCCCGTAGTACAGGTCGAACAGCTCCTGGTCCGACTCCTTCAGCCCGTTCATCGCGACGCTCGTGTAGACGAACTCCCGGGCGCCGGCCCCGACCTCGCCCGCGAGCAACACGACGCTCCCGGGTGGCGCGCCACCGCCGATCATCGAGTCAAGCCGGGAGATCCCCGTCGGCAGCCGTTCCATATCCCGGCAGTCGGTCGGTGCGTAGGTAACCGTTACGGCGGCTGGTGGTTGGATTGGCTGTGGGAGTTGGGTCCTGTACCGCTGTGGTTGGAACTACTGGCACCGCGAACAGCCAGAAAGCCCCGGTGGCTGTGCAATCGTTTAAACCACATCCCGCGGCCAGACCCGGCGTGACCTGAGAGTGGTCCGACGGCGGGCAGCGGGTGTGTGCCACGTCGCCGTCGGCGCGGGAGTGGTGCCTGTTCGCCAGCGCGGGAGCCACAGCTATCGAGCGCAGGGTCTTTCTCCGCGGCGGTCCTCGCTCCGGCCATGCGACTCACCGAGTTCTGCGAACGACTCGACGACGAGCTCCGGACGGGGGACTTCGCCGACCTCGACGCCAGCGCGAACGGCCTGCAGGTCGGGCCCGAACGGGGGACCGTCGAGCGCGTCGCCTTCTGCACGGACGGCGTGAGACAGACGTTCGAGCGGGCGGCCGACTGGGGCGCGGACGCCGTCGTCGTCCACCACGGCATCTCCTGGGGCGGCATCGAACGCATCACCGGCCGGACGTACGGCCGCGTCGCGCCGCTGGTCGACCACGACGTCGCGCTCTACGTCTCGCACCTACCGCTCGACTCGCACCCCGAACTCGGCAACGCCGCCGGACTCGCGGACCTGTTGGCGCTGGAAGACCGGGAGCCGTTCGGCCGCGTCGGCCCGGAGCACGTCGGCCAGCGCGGTCGTGCCAGCGACGCGTTCACCGTCGACGAGTTGCGCGAGACGCTCGCCGGCGAGCTCTCGACCGGCGGCCAGCCCGTCCGGACCATCGACTTCGGCCCCGACGAGATCCGCGACGTGGCCATCGCCACCGGCGACGGCTCGGACTACGTCCCCGAGGCCGGCGCGAAGGACGTCGACGCGCTCGTGATGGGT is part of the Haloarchaeobius litoreus genome and harbors:
- a CDS encoding Nif3-like dinuclear metal center hexameric protein, translating into MRLTEFCERLDDELRTGDFADLDASANGLQVGPERGTVERVAFCTDGVRQTFERAADWGADAVVVHHGISWGGIERITGRTYGRVAPLVDHDVALYVSHLPLDSHPELGNAAGLADLLALEDREPFGRVGPEHVGQRGRASDAFTVDELRETLAGELSTGGQPVRTIDFGPDEIRDVAIATGDGSDYVPEAGAKDVDALVMGEGKQKTYHEAREAGLNVFLAGHYATETFGVRNLQDWVETWDEGIETTFLDVPTGL
- a CDS encoding RAD55 family ATPase, which codes for MERLPTGISRLDSMIGGGAPPGSVVLLAGEVGAGAREFVYTSVAMNGLKESDQELFDLYYGNAHDQARFPEEVHYISFTADSNALLEEMRYVMDDELVDAGTKHVEFADLSSQYFQLSQVPREWYSNATPDIGSLGDRDRRGTLNAIGEYLNEHGGGNLVVIDSVTDLLSAAEEQMDWNQITLLMKGLKKASYRWGGMVLLLVNTEALSDQHLGRLMDATDGTLLFEWESGGSERARTLVVKQFRGVLSRLEDENIIQFETEIHDGGFDISDVRKIR
- a CDS encoding transcription factor S, translated to MQFCDNCGSMMKAQGDEWICSSCGASEARGGDESEFVSTESQTDSEVIETEENAEFEGKPTATDVRCDECGTEKAWYYIQQTASADEPPTRFFKCTECGKKWRGYN